A region of the Thioploca ingrica genome:
AATGAGAAAACTTGTCTGTTGTTAGGCGTGGAATGTAATCGACTGAACGAGCGAGCAGTTAATATCTGGGCTAACGTCAAATTGCCAAGAGATAAGGGTATTGATGAGTTATTAAGCGATCGGGTTATTACCTACCAAAATTTTGTTGATACCCTTCGTGACAATAATACTCTCGTTCAAGTCTTACACAACAATGTTAAGGAAACATGTAGCTATATGGCTCAAAATCCTAGAGTAGCCCAGTCCTCAAATTCCCAACAACAAGCCATTGATTTTTGTGAAAGTGGTCTTTACGGCAGAATTGAACAAATGCTCTGGGATGGCTGGTTTGAGCGTTCACCAACCACCGCTGAAGTCAGTCAAATGTTACCTTTCCTTAAAGCTAACTTTGATCTTGGTCATTTTATAAAGACGCAAGCTGGTAATACACCGCCCGTATGTCCGTGGGACTGCATATGTGGACACTGCTACTAAACTGGTAGTGAAGTTAGCACTGTGGCAACAAGGGGTTGCAACCACCCCTTGTTACCCTAACCTTACTACGATTAACAACCGCAATATTGAATTTCAAGTAGATTACGCACCTTATCAAGTTTTAACTGGTTGCTGATGGTTTAGTACAATTAACGTGCAGAAGTTTTTTTGAGTTCTTAACGGTGAGGCGTGATGGAAAAGGGGCGGAGGTATTTGTACTCGTTTGTTGTGCAATGGATAAAGAAGTACTCGGTTGCCAATCTGCTGGTGAAAGCGAACTACCTACGAGAGGAACAACTACAAAAGTATTGGATTTTTCTTCCGCTGATCGAAGATTACTACAAATATTTTGGAGCAAATGACTCGCATCTAAGAACTCAGATTGTAAAATGATCAAGGATTCGTTTAATTGAGCATCGGGTGAATTGACCGTTATTTCACCATTGATGCCATATTGAGAAGAGGCTTCTATAACACTGGGGGAAAGTTTATAAAGCCCCGTAACCGTAATATCAATATTGCCACCATTACCTTCAAAGGCATTGGCTTGGATAAGGGCATTATTGAGTAGAATAAATTCGGGTTTAAGCGTAATATTGCCGCCATCCCCCTTCTCGCCCTGAACGCTCGTGGTAATTTGACTTCCTACTAAATATAAATAGCCCGGTGAGGTGATAATGATACTGCCTCCATCCGCTTGTTGTGTCTTAGTTTCAATCACACTGTTTTGCATACGGAGTGACTCACCGATATTCAATTCCACTTGTCCGGCGTCGCCTTGATCGCTACTAGCTGCTGAGATGGTACTGGCTCCCTTGAGGTTAACTTGGTTAGCTTGTATCTGAATATCTCCCCCTTTTTCTTTCCCAAAAGTCATGGCTATTATCTGACCACTTTCTTGCAGAATTAATTGCTGGCTGCGTAATATTAAATCCCCGGCTTTGCCGTTGGTTGAAATAGTAGAAATGCCACCACCACCAGAAATATTGAGATCGCCGGCTATCTCAATATGGATGGTACCGGCTTGACCTACATTTTGGGTAGACGCATCGATGATTCCACCTGCTTTCAATTGCAATTCACCGGCGGTTAAGTCAAGATTTCCCCCTTGACCTTGATCAAAGGAAGTAGTAGAAATACTGCTACGTTGTTGAGAGATTCTACCAGAAGAAGTGGTACGAGGTTTGCCACGACCGGCGATGATAATTTCTTGAGCAACTTTAATATCGATTTGACCACCTTGACCTTTCCCTAAAGTAACAGCCAGTATTCGAGCACCATCTTGAATATGTAAGCGACGAGTTGTTAAGAGAATGCGTCCGGCGTTACCGGCACTGTCGGTTTTGCCTTCAGCATCTGCAATGATACCGCTGGTAAAAAGCCCACTTTGATTATCACCGGTTAGCTGAGTATCTCCGTTAATGGTCAAGAAAAGATTACCGCCTTGACCGGTACCAAAAGTGGTTGAACTAATTTGCGCACCCGCCGCTAAATTTAATTGTTTTGCTTCTAATACAATATTACCGGCATTACCAGCATTTTTAGCGTCCTTATCAGTTGGACTACCGGATTGTGCCTGAATACCGCTTAGCTTACCTTCACTATTTTCGCCACTGAAAGTCACACTACCCGTCGCGTTGATTTGCACTTTACCCCCGGTTCCCGTTCCCAAAGTAGAGCTAGACAAATATCCCCCGCGAGAACCGGCTAATTCATCCACTTGCACGTCTATACCTTGAGCAGCCGTTGCCCCTAAAGTATTCGCCGTTACCTGCGTGTTATCAAGGAGTAAT
Encoded here:
- a CDS encoding large exoprotein containing haemagglutination activity domain, producing MKLILYFTSLFLCISWAYAEITLDGTLGTSGALPGPHYAIGAELGQQLGDNLFHSFSQFNLNSDESATFSGPENISNIFSRVTGGYPSNINGLIRSTLPHADFYLINPAGLVFGPQASLDVQGSFHISTANALLFQDGNEFNASQPNNSSLTIAPITAFGFFTDSPADLSIDSSHLTVPVGKTLSLIGNNFSFSHAQLTSPSGYLNLASIAGKGKVGLQDHELTLSAPRGKITALDSQISTSGEGGGAIYIRAGQLLLDNTQVTANTLGATAAQGIDVQVDELAGSRGGYLSSSTLGTGTGGKVQINATGSVTFSGENSEGKLSGIQAQSGSPTDKDAKNAGNAGNIVLEAKQLNLAAGAQISSTTFGTGQGGNLFLTINGDTQLTGDNQSGLFTSGIIADAEGKTDSAGNAGRILLTTRRLHIQDGARILAVTLGKGQGGQIDIKVAQEIIIAGRGKPRTTSSGRISQQRSSISTTSFDQGQGGNLDLTAGELQLKAGGIIDASTQNVGQAGTIHIEIAGDLNISGGGGISTISTNGKAGDLILRSQQLILQESGQIIAMTFGKEKGGDIQIQANQVNLKGASTISAASSDQGDAGQVELNIGESLRMQNSVIETKTQQADGGSIIITSPGYLYLVGSQITTSVQGEKGDGGNITLKPEFILLNNALIQANAFEGNGGNIDITVTGLYKLSPSVIEASSQYGINGEITVNSPDAQLNESLIILQSEFLDASHLLQNICSNLRSAEEKSNTFVVVPLVGSSLSPADWQPSTSLSIAQQTSTNTSAPFPSRLTVKNSKKLLHVNCTKPSATS